The Nicotiana tomentosiformis chromosome 2, ASM39032v3, whole genome shotgun sequence genome includes the window GGCAGCTAGAGGAGTGACGTCACATCCTTTTCATGTGCGTTGCTTGCCTGTATATCTTTGTAAAACCAATATGATTGGTATGAATAAAGATATCTCTTTTTGTTGTTCCGTGTCATTGTTCTTTCAGTTCTTGTTGCCTCGTTTTCTACTGTATTTCCTTGTAGCTCATTGAATTATTGAATTTCCATGTGATAAGAAATGAAGATCCTTAGGTTGTTGAAGTGCAATGCCACTGGATGAGTCGATAAATGGCTTGTGTCAGCATTTTTTCACTGGATTATTCATGCTATATAAATTTACAACATCATTTTGAATATTTCAGGTATGAGCaaatagatgttttaccttttaaATTTTGGATATTGGTTGGGCAAAGGTGGAAAAAGCAATAACTGTGGCATATAGGTGCACTGCTACCCCTTAGAATGTATTACTCTTGAGAAGGAAAACATCCTCAAAGAAGAAAATACTGTTAAATGGCAAGCTATAAAAGGTGAATTCCATTCTGGTATTACATTACAAACGAGTGAAATTGTCAAGACATGTCTAGAGGGACAGAGCTAGGCAATTGTATATGCCACGAGATTTCTCTTTGTTATGCTCTCTAGTTCCTACCAGTGAACCTTTCAAAGAGTAAATTTGTTTAGTTGGGACACAAAAAAAATGGTGTAGTGAAGAGGATGTTGATACTGAAAGTCAATGCCCTTGACAAACGATAATACCTTTGTGCTTGTTTCCAATACTCTCAACTGTCCTTGTTCAAGCAAGTTAGTGAATAGCTATAATGATTACTGTTACTTGGGTACCTACTACAATGGTGGTTGGCAGTGGTAGCATTAGCTATTCTTCTGATATCGGTGTCCTTGATATTGCCCTATGGTTGGGTCCACTTAGTTTGATTTCTATTTCCCACCCTTGCTACAGTTGGTTAGCCAGCTGAGGAGTGACGACGTCGTATTATTTTCATCCGCGTGGCTTTCCTATATTATAGGAGTATCAGTTATGAATGAAGACATCTCTTTCGCTCGTCTGATTTACCAATTATTTTATTTCCTCTTAATTTTCCAGTTCCTTAGCTCATTTTGACAAATTATTAATGTTCACCACAAAAGAATATATACATTACAATTGTCTAACAGTAAAACTTTTTAACTCCTTTCATTCTCTTTGTATGTATACCACATGTTCCGTAGACGAGAAGAGATAAAAACTGAAACTAGAGATAAAGAGCCAAACAGCCTTAAACGAGAAGAGATTCATTTATTTGTCTAGCCTTAAAAAAGAAAAGCATTAAGACTGAGAATTGTAGGGCTTTACCCAGAAGGGAAGCCCTTTCAAAAATTCTCAACGGCCAAGGCAGAACCCAGGCCGAAGAGGGGGTTTGGAAATAGTTTTCAACCAGCAATAGACGCGCCTCGGTTAGAACCTCACTAGCTGCGTCATTGCCCCAAGCGCAAAGATGCCTTCTACTTACATATGCCTTCCCTTTTTATACACCTCTTTCCTGGAATGTTATCTTCATATCTTCGATGTGGGAAAGAAGTAAAATAACCGACTTGTGCGTACCAAAGTTAATAGAAAAGGTCTAGTAACTCATGACTATTGCAGTAAAATGATCCTTTTTGTAATGCAAAGCTGAAACTAAACGGTAAGTTATTTTATCTTGATGGTAAAtctgaagtaaaaaaaaaaaggataatcAATTACTATATCCCAATAACCGAATTTATTTCTGAAACTCTAAAGTTAGCAATACAAGTCATACATCCTTATATACAGTCTTTCGCtataaaaatcatatttttttcgGAATCAAttttatatgttatattttaCTTCTTTATGATTGTTTTTTACCTGTAACAATAACATCCGCCTTTAGCACTACACTCTTTATAAAATTACTCATTTATAACAGGCATATAGAATTTCTAAGACTATCAATAATAAGCCTAAAGATTTTAATTTGATCAAATTTTGTAATACGATAATGCAccatttataataaaaaataatatgttAGTACATACTTTTATAATTAAAGATATCATTTAATTCGATTAAAAGATAGGTTTGTATATTTTTAGTCCAATGCACAAAAGGTTTTATCATACATAATGTCCAATATTTGAACATCTGCATGCACATTCAATCTTTTTTATTATTGGATAAAGTTTCCATCTTGTAAAATGTTTAAGATTTGAAGATTCGCACATATCTTTTTAAGAGTTCTTTTATCaattttgaaagaattttttttctaGTTGCTTTAAAATGTGTGTCCTAGAGTTTAAATCTCTGTAcatttagttatgaatttattaataatgtattagttgtctttaatatttaattaataaaatatgcatatcttttgacattttaaatttgaataatttcttataatttaatatgaaatattacaaaaggaaaaaaattattattttttgataatttttatctataataaccaaaaaatatttaaacagcAAATGTTGTTATAGGTGTATAATAGACATTCActataaaaaaactaaaaatattggaGCATACAATGATGTTATAGAGAGATTTGACTGTAGTAAATCTCTTTCTATGTTACATAGGCAAAGATATCAACTCGAGCTCGAT containing:
- the LOC108946704 gene encoding LOW QUALITY PROTEIN: uncharacterized protein (The sequence of the model RefSeq protein was modified relative to this genomic sequence to represent the inferred CDS: deleted 1 base in 1 codon); the encoded protein is MVVGSGSISYSSDIGVLDIALWLALRLRIVGLYPKGSPFKNSQRPRQNPGRRGGLEIVFNQQ